Within the Saccharopolyspora gloriosae genome, the region ACTCGGATCCGCTGTTCGAGAACTTCCACCCCTGGATGCAGCCGGTCCCGACCAGCGCGGAGGGATCGGCCTTCGCCGCAGCGCTCACCGCGGCCCTACAGGCAGCACACCGTTACCTGCGAGCCAGCGATATCAACGCCACGCGGGAACGCCGCGGGCTGCCTGCGCTGGACGTGCTCACGACGAAGTGGTCCGGCCGCTACGGCGAAATTCCTTCATTCGTCGAGCAGGTCGGCGTTGCCGGTGCCGCGGTCACCAGCACGCGTCTGTACCGCGGGATCGCCACAGCCCTGGGCATGGCCTCGGTACACCTGCCCCCGGTCGACGACCCGGCTCGCGACATCGCAACACGACTCGAGGCCGCAGACGCACTCATCGCCTCCGGCGCCCGCTTCGTGCACGTCCACACCAAGGCCACGGACGAGGCCGGTCACACCAAACAACCCCACGCCAAACGCGACGTCCTCGCGGCACTCGACCGAGGCCTGACCGGCCTGTCATCCCTCGCCGACAGGGCGATCGTCGCGGTGACGGGTGATCACGCCACACCCTCCACCCACGGGGTGATGCACACAGCCGACCCGACTCCCTTGCTCGTTGCCGGCCCGACGGTAAGACCCGACACCGTGACCGAATGGGGAGAACTTCCTGCGCGTGACGGGTGGTGGGGCAACGTCCGCGCCGAGGAACTGCTGCCCCTGCTGTTGGGGCAGGCTAACCGGCCAGTCTTCCTCGGCCATCGCATCACCACCCACCCGGTAATCGCACTCAGCGATACACCCCTTCCCATGCCCGTCACCGAAGACGGCATGACCGTCCGACGCTGACCTCGGGGGCAACCCGCTCCAGGTCCCGCCGCTCCGCCACGTCGGCAACCCTCGAGGTGCCGGAGCGGCCCCTCACCATTCTTTTCAGACCGGAAGCCCGTGACAAAGCAGTCACGGGGATCGGAGCAGCATGATGGGATATCAGGAGACCTTCCGCGCCAGCATCGAGGAGCCCGAGACGTTCTGGCGCGAGGCCGCCACGGCAATTGACTGGCACCGCGCACCGGAACGCGTCCTGGACGGCACCGCCGCACCCTTCTACCGCTGGTACCCGGACGGACAGCTCAACGCCTGCCACAACGCTCTAGACCGCCACGTACAAGCTGGCCATGGCGACCGCGCCGCGCTGATCTACGACAGCCCCGTCACCGGGACCAAGAAGATCTACACCTACAGCCAGATGCTCGAGGAAGTGGCGCGGTTCGCCGGCGCACTGACCAAGATCGGCGTCGGCCACGGAGACCGGGTCGTCATCTACATGCCCATGGTCCCCGAAGCCGCGATCGCGATGCTTGCCTGCGCCCGCATCGGCGCGGTCCACTCGGTCGTCTTTGGCGGATTCGCCCCGAACGAGCTGGCGATCAGGATCGACGACGCTGCCCCCAAAGCCGTCGTCACAGCATCGTGCGGTATCGAAGGCACACGGATCATCGAATACAAACCGCTGCTCGAGCGCGCATTCGAACTGGCCGATCACAGCCCAGATCACTGCATCGTTCTGCAACGCCCCCAGGCGGTCGCCGAGCTAGGCGACCGCGATCTCGACTGGTCCGAGATGATCGCCACTGCCAAACCTGTTGCCTGTGTTCCGGTGGTTAGTACCGATCCGCTCTACATCCTCTACACC harbors:
- a CDS encoding phosphoglycerate mutase; amino-acid sequence: MDDDRLPIVLVIFDGLGDRPIPELGGHTPAEAAHTPHLDALAHDGASGWHLPFGWGRAPASELAHWAMFGYATVPFPGRAVLEALGAGLDIAHDCAVTHAALRTSRRDGNRLWITGRASVDDDADIVALLSGLGPVLAEHGMTLQRHGKTGEALLTAPAHGCAQVTDSDPLFENFHPWMQPVPTSAEGSAFAAALTAALQAAHRYLRASDINATRERRGLPALDVLTTKWSGRYGEIPSFVEQVGVAGAAVTSTRLYRGIATALGMASVHLPPVDDPARDIATRLEAADALIASGARFVHVHTKATDEAGHTKQPHAKRDVLAALDRGLTGLSSLADRAIVAVTGDHATPSTHGVMHTADPTPLLVAGPTVRPDTVTEWGELPARDGWWGNVRAEELLPLLLGQANRPVFLGHRITTHPVIALSDTPLPMPVTEDGMTVRR